From Desulforhopalus sp., one genomic window encodes:
- a CDS encoding ABC transporter ATP-binding protein has translation MNSDYLFEIQGLSFAYASTLAVNDLSLSLAPGKFYGIVGPNGCGKTTFLDLLTGCKKPQTGTINYRSQPLPSYSKRDLARQLALVPQEFDTGFGFTVEEIVMMGRHPHIDRFASPSQEDWQAVDRAMAAIGISKLRGRYTNTLSGGQKQRAVVARALAQDTPVLLFDEATSSLDVKYTLQIFNLARRLVREEGRTIIAVIHNLNLAAAYCDYLIFMKDGKLQQHGPTTETMTAATIAEVFGVAAQVSIDPYNQAHQVSFQYFQ, from the coding sequence ATGAATAGCGATTATCTCTTTGAAATACAGGGATTATCCTTTGCCTACGCCAGCACACTGGCCGTAAACGACTTAAGTCTCAGCCTTGCTCCCGGCAAATTTTACGGCATCGTCGGACCCAACGGCTGCGGCAAAACGACCTTTCTCGACCTTCTCACCGGCTGCAAAAAACCGCAAACCGGTACTATCAACTACCGGTCGCAGCCGCTCCCCTCCTACAGCAAGCGAGATCTTGCCCGGCAGCTGGCCCTCGTCCCCCAGGAATTTGACACCGGTTTCGGCTTTACCGTCGAGGAAATCGTCATGATGGGCAGGCATCCGCATATCGACCGCTTCGCATCACCTTCCCAGGAAGACTGGCAGGCGGTTGACCGGGCCATGGCGGCAATCGGCATCAGCAAGCTGCGCGGCCGCTATACCAATACCCTCTCCGGTGGCCAAAAACAGCGGGCGGTGGTGGCGAGGGCCCTTGCCCAGGATACGCCGGTGCTGCTCTTTGACGAGGCGACGTCGAGCCTTGACGTCAAGTACACCCTGCAGATCTTCAATCTCGCCCGGCGCCTGGTCCGCGAAGAAGGCAGGACGATTATCGCCGTCATCCATAACCTCAACCTGGCGGCGGCCTATTGCGATTATCTGATTTTCATGAAGGACGGAAAATTGCAGCAGCACGGCCCCACCACCGAAACGATGACGGCGGCGACCATTGCCGAGGTCTTCGGAGTCGCGGCGCAGGTCTCAATAGACCCATATAATCAGGCACATCAGGTGAGTTTCCAATATTTTCAGTAA
- a CDS encoding ABC transporter substrate-binding protein: MTSPPKRHFATALLLALLFCLCLTQPVPASGTTVIDSSGQKLEITRPFTRIISLYSAHTENLCSLGAADLLVGIGKGDDYPPEVLGKPTFSYRDDPEKFIAARPDLVLVRPMIERSYPEFINKLRLAGITVVSLQPNTIEEIFAYWRTLASLTGREQQAEEMITGFTARLAVVQARLRDVPASQRPRVFFQSIHSKMKTFAADSIAVYVLEQAGGINLAADADQVRETNIAAYGKERLLSRGGEIDIFLAQQGTMNPVEEATIRDEPGFQAIKAVREGRILLIAESLVSRPTLRILNGIEQLNAAFYPEAKGKAAGKP; this comes from the coding sequence ATGACCTCCCCGCCCAAAAGACATTTTGCCACTGCCCTGTTGCTCGCCCTCCTGTTCTGTCTCTGCCTGACGCAGCCTGTCCCGGCCAGCGGCACAACGGTGATCGACAGTTCAGGGCAAAAGCTGGAGATTACCCGGCCCTTTACCAGGATCATCTCCTTATATTCGGCCCATACCGAAAATCTCTGCAGCCTCGGCGCGGCTGACCTCCTGGTCGGCATCGGCAAGGGCGATGACTACCCGCCGGAGGTTCTCGGCAAACCAACCTTTTCCTACCGTGACGACCCGGAAAAATTCATTGCCGCCCGCCCCGACCTGGTGCTGGTGCGGCCGATGATCGAACGCTCCTACCCGGAATTTATCAATAAGCTGCGCCTGGCGGGCATTACGGTTGTCTCCTTACAACCGAATACTATTGAAGAGATCTTTGCCTACTGGCGAACTCTCGCTAGCCTCACCGGCCGCGAGCAACAGGCAGAGGAAATGATTACCGGCTTTACTGCCCGTCTAGCCGTGGTGCAGGCCCGCCTGCGGGATGTCCCGGCCAGCCAGCGACCGCGGGTGTTTTTCCAGTCGATTCACAGCAAGATGAAGACCTTTGCCGCCGACAGCATTGCCGTCTATGTCCTGGAACAGGCTGGCGGCATCAATCTCGCAGCCGACGCCGACCAGGTGCGGGAAACCAATATCGCCGCCTACGGCAAGGAGCGTCTTCTCAGTCGCGGCGGCGAGATCGATATCTTTCTTGCCCAGCAGGGCACGATGAATCCGGTTGAAGAGGCCACCATCCGCGACGAACCGGGTTTTCAGGCGATCAAGGCGGTGCGCGAGGGCCGAATTCTCCTCATCGCCGAGTCCCTGGTGTCCCGCCCTACCCTGCGCATCCTCAATGGCATTGAACAGCTCAACGCCGCCTTCTACCCAGAAGCAAAAGGCAAGGCGGCCGGCAAGCCATGA